In Haliaeetus albicilla chromosome 18, bHalAlb1.1, whole genome shotgun sequence, one genomic interval encodes:
- the TDRP gene encoding testis development-related protein isoform X1, producing MWKLNKSSKVLLDDSPEEEETRPRGPPPAAAAAFAAPQNKDQFLHDEVSSSVSQLATKVQGASFRGWKEVTSMFNKDDEQQLLAGCKSPKSKGSNLKLKEEMKSEKKPGFWDSLVIKQNVPSRKPDEIEGWEPPQITAADSTSDAATTLSDYTAWSGWEDETKGSTKYTNLASSGNSSRWSIKSAGKLVSIRRQSKGNLTDNWEELE from the exons ATGTGGAAGCTCAACAAGAGCAGCAAAGTTCTGCTGGACGACTCgcccgaggaggaggagacgCGTCCCCGcggcccgccgccggccgccgccgccgccttcgcGGCCCCCCAG AATAAAGACCAGTTTCTTCATGATGAAGTTTCATCTTCAGTGTCACAACTTGCAACAAAG GTTCAAGGTGCAAGTTTCCGGGGTTGGAAGGAAGTGACGTCTATGTTTAATAAAGACGATGAACAGCAATTGCTAGCGGGATGCAAGTCTCCAAAATCCAAAGG ATCAAACCTAAAGTTAAAGGAAGAGATGAAGTCTGAAAAGAAGCCGGGTTTTTGGGACAGTTTGGTGATAAAGCAGAATGTCCCATCTAGGAAACCAGATGAGATTGAGGGATGGGAACCCCCGCAGATCACTGCTGCTGACTCTACAAGTGATGCAGCAACTACTTTAAGTGACTATACAGCCTGGTCAGGCTGGGAAGATGAAACCAAAGGCTCCACAAAATACACAAACCTGGCCAGCTCAGGAAACAGTTCCAGGTGGAGTATCAAATCAGCTGGAAAGCTGGTTAGTATTAGACGTCAAAGCAAAGGTAACCTTACTGACAATTGGGAAGAACTAGAATGA
- the TDRP gene encoding testis development-related protein isoform X2, producing the protein MWKLNKSSKVLLDDSPEEEETRPRGPPPAAAAAFAAPQVQGASFRGWKEVTSMFNKDDEQQLLAGCKSPKSKGSNLKLKEEMKSEKKPGFWDSLVIKQNVPSRKPDEIEGWEPPQITAADSTSDAATTLSDYTAWSGWEDETKGSTKYTNLASSGNSSRWSIKSAGKLVSIRRQSKGNLTDNWEELE; encoded by the exons ATGTGGAAGCTCAACAAGAGCAGCAAAGTTCTGCTGGACGACTCgcccgaggaggaggagacgCGTCCCCGcggcccgccgccggccgccgccgccgccttcgcGGCCCCCCAG GTTCAAGGTGCAAGTTTCCGGGGTTGGAAGGAAGTGACGTCTATGTTTAATAAAGACGATGAACAGCAATTGCTAGCGGGATGCAAGTCTCCAAAATCCAAAGG ATCAAACCTAAAGTTAAAGGAAGAGATGAAGTCTGAAAAGAAGCCGGGTTTTTGGGACAGTTTGGTGATAAAGCAGAATGTCCCATCTAGGAAACCAGATGAGATTGAGGGATGGGAACCCCCGCAGATCACTGCTGCTGACTCTACAAGTGATGCAGCAACTACTTTAAGTGACTATACAGCCTGGTCAGGCTGGGAAGATGAAACCAAAGGCTCCACAAAATACACAAACCTGGCCAGCTCAGGAAACAGTTCCAGGTGGAGTATCAAATCAGCTGGAAAGCTGGTTAGTATTAGACGTCAAAGCAAAGGTAACCTTACTGACAATTGGGAAGAACTAGAATGA